In Vibrio alfacsensis, the following proteins share a genomic window:
- a CDS encoding YcxB family protein, producing the protein MSKDFDFTTEYTLDKPFFAECYDQTSLPVKFPQAYWKGILFLIFGVVLLEFELLPNGYVGWFFIVLSVIEAFSVYCKRTWWLWRQNISSSRGSKVVFEVNANGVRYKSGKIDRSIAWNEIDQLEQTDLGFIIHLGKQRQYVSKSCLNAEVIAFMVEQHATSKAN; encoded by the coding sequence ATGTCTAAAGATTTCGATTTCACCACAGAATACACGCTCGACAAGCCTTTCTTTGCAGAGTGTTATGATCAAACGAGCCTGCCGGTTAAGTTCCCACAAGCTTATTGGAAAGGGATACTCTTTCTAATCTTTGGTGTGGTTTTATTAGAGTTTGAGCTGTTACCTAACGGTTATGTCGGTTGGTTCTTTATTGTATTGAGTGTGATTGAAGCGTTCAGTGTTTATTGCAAACGTACCTGGTGGCTATGGCGACAAAACATCAGCTCGAGCCGTGGAAGTAAAGTAGTGTTTGAAGTTAATGCGAACGGTGTGAGATACAAAAGCGGTAAAATCGATCGTAGTATCGCTTGGAATGAAATCGACCAACTTGAGCAAACCGATTTAGGCTTTATCATTCATCTTGGTAAACAACGTCAATACGTCAGTAAATCTTGCTTAAATGCAGAAGTCATCGCGTTCATGGTAGAGCAGCACGCGACATCAAAAGCGAATTAA
- a CDS encoding DUF5062 family protein — translation MSKSSKLHNEDKLVKKALEIAGKMAKMQGFDLPQSPQPLRVKAIYLFLVDAKQITPLPDSKLDGANIKHRLALWIHSALPDNDPLK, via the coding sequence ATGTCAAAAAGTTCCAAGCTTCATAATGAAGATAAACTGGTAAAAAAGGCACTTGAGATTGCCGGGAAGATGGCAAAGATGCAAGGTTTTGACCTCCCTCAATCACCGCAGCCTTTGAGAGTAAAAGCGATTTATCTATTCTTGGTTGATGCTAAGCAGATCACGCCATTACCTGATAGCAAACTCGACGGCGCAAACATCAAACACAGACTGGCACTATGGATTCATAGTGCGTTGCCAGACAATGACCCGCTAAAGTAA